The Rhineura floridana isolate rRhiFlo1 chromosome 15, rRhiFlo1.hap2, whole genome shotgun sequence genome window below encodes:
- the MYPOP gene encoding myb-related transcription factor, partner of profilin isoform X2: MYLLSPFFILTTTLQEPASVRPRLSVRWCQQCRASLKEPLPNWPRPQRAGHKVALEKSKSKPNHNTRMSGESEEITRLRKPRFSYEENQILIQEVRANYAKLYGTQSRRVTVAERRRVWEGIATKINNITSWKRTGQEVQKRWNDFKRRTKEKLARVPHSTQGAGNACDETFSAEEETIFAILGPGVMMGAGGAEPSALQNTPGFATHSYRLAAEHGTDMPARSNVSCSPEMSARAPCCPLDGGLLRPKERDSPAPPSAQPTTLQIVQLAPSPTSLGCRPHREHSPVEPLVTTPCPSTSPPLRRRHPRLDPPVEPPLDFLQAQRETSEAIRELTYTLRQGLERLTDVVAALLPLLPVQTSSLLHPQGEIPTPTPAPSAVTLPPRDTFTTKVEPSPEQGEDEVRPLQEEGQPAAKSGQTPSRGPPPQKRRKGIPTRKRRGRWKNL; the protein is encoded by the exons AACCAGCATCTGTCCGGCCTCGGTTGTCTGTGCGGTGGTGCCAGCAGTGCAGAGCCAGCCTGAAGGAACCACTGCCCAACTGGCCCAGACCTCAAAGAGCTGGGCACAAGGTGGCACtggaaaaaagcaaaagcaaaccaAACCACAACACCAGGATGTCTGGAGAGAGTGAGGAGATCACCCGCCTTCGCAAGCCACGCTTCTCCTATGAGGAGAACCAGATCCTGATCCAAGAGGTGAGGGCCAACTATGCCAAGCTCTATGGCACCCAGAGCCGGCGGGTGACGGTGGCTGAGCGCCGGCGGGTCTGGGAAGGTATCGCCACCAAGATCAACAACATCACCAGCTGGAAACGGACAGGCCAAGAGGTGCAGAAACGCTGGAATGACTTCAAAAGGCGCACCAAGGAGAAGTTGGCAAGGGTGCCACATTCCACCCAGGGAGCTGGCAACGCATGTGACGAGACCTTCTCGGCTGAGGAAGAGACTATCTTTGCCATTCTGGGGCCTGGCGTCATGATGGGTGCAGGCGGCGCAGAACCCAGTGCCTTGCAGAACACACCAGGGTTTGCCACCCACAGTTACCGCCTGGCAGCTGAACATGGCACGG ACATGCCGGCCAGAAGCAATGTCTCCTGCAGCCCAGAGATGTCTGCCCGGGCTCCCTGCTGCCCTCTGGATGGGGGGTTGCTGAGGCCCAAGGAACGTGACTCACCAGCGCCCCCTTCTGCCCAGCCCACGACATTGCAGATCGTCCAGCTGGCACCGTCTCCGACCAGCTTGGGCTGCAGGCCACATCGCGAACATTCCCCCGTAGAGCCGCTGGTCACCACCCCGTGTCCCTCAACCTCACCACCGCTCCGGCGCCGGCACCCCCGCCTGGACCCGCCCGTCGAACcccctctggatttcctgcaggcGCAGAGGGAGACATCTGAAGCCATCCGTGAGCTGACCTACACCCTGCGGCAAGGCCTGGAGCGGCTCACCGATGTGGTGGCGGcccttctgcccctcctcccTGTCCAAACAAGCAGCCTGCTGCACCCACAGGGGGAGATCCCTACCCCAACACCAGCCCCTTCTGCAGTGACCTTGCCCCCCAGGGACACCTTCACCACCAAGGTGGAGCCATCTCCAGAGCAGGGGGAGGACGAGGTTAGGCCTCTGCAAGAGGAGGGGCAGCCTGCGGCCAAAAGTGGGCAAACCCCAAGCCGGGGCCCTCCACCCCAGAAGCGGAGGAAAGGGATCCCCACTCGGAAACGCAGGGGACGCTGGAAGAACTTGTGA
- the IRF2BP1 gene encoding interferon regulatory factor 2-binding protein 1, translating into MSSVQTSRRQWCYLCDLPKMPWAMIWDFSEAVCRGCVNFEGADRIEFLIETARQLKRNHVMQEGRSPGPQGIKHTKDGGGVALERYERGRLSGGDYTLSPRLPNGLARAAEEGEGSRQSPTARRALIGPVPPSLVPQGLMGGPQGLLAAVSGLGGRPTSLAMASPILGELAKPARVAYGDYEKEKQRNTECLTELNEAMRGRAEEWHGKPKAVREQLLALYGCAPFNVRFKKDHSLIGRIFAFDAASRPGYEYELKLFTEYPCGSGNVYAGVLGVAKQMFQDCLKDPGKVISSGYKYLEYEKRHGSGDWRLLGELFTEGVRFFRESPAPDALPQQFLDSNYAMPTSLTLRAVPPSRAVMRRRKASPEPEGELTGKLTGEEQQQRQHWLPQGSGSIYPSGMAHLPTSAGQGPLPEGSLRNDPSPITALKNVADTLGTKEANPVHSTTARQNSASPASPAASGQHRLVPRNGEPGQATTTSSSSSSSGAHSGGVEPSGTQSTPDSSGGASSAPLCCTICHERLEDTHFVQCPSVPGHKFCFPCSRDFIKAQGAAGEVYCPSGEKCPLVGSNVPWAFMQGEIATILAGDVKVKKERDP; encoded by the coding sequence ATGTCTTCGGTGCAGACGTCCCGCAGACAATGGTGCTACTTGTGTGACCTGCCCAAGATGCCCTGGGCTATGATCTGGGACTTCAGTGAGGCCGTGTGCCGGGGCTGCGTTAATTTTGAAGGGGCCGACCGCATCGAATTCCTCATCGAGACCGCCAGGCAGCTCAAGAGGAACCATGTCATGCAAGAAGGACGCTCGCCGGGGCCCCAGGGTATCAAGCACACCAAGGACGGCGGCGGGGTGGCCCTGGAGAGATATGAGAGAGGCCGCCTCTCCGGTGGCGACTACACCCTCAGCCCACGCTTGCCCAATGGCTTAGCACGTGCTGCCGAGGAAGGTGAGGGCAGCCGGCAGAGCCCTACGGCCAGGCGGGCCCTCATTGGCCCAGTCCCGCCAAGCCTGGTGCcccaagggctgatgggaggccCCCAGGGGCTGCTGGCAGCAGTGTCTGGCTTGGGGGGGCGCCCCACGTCGCTGGCCATGGCATCGCCAATCCTGGGCGAGCTGGCAAAGCCAGCACGAGTGGCCTATGGGGATTATGAGAAGGAGAAGCAACGCAATACCGAGTGCCTCACCGAGCTGAACGAGGCCATGCGCGGGCGGGCCGAGGAATGGCACGGCAAGCCCAAGGCCGTGCGTGAGCAGCTGCTGGCACTCTATGGGTGTGCCCCCTTCAACGTGCGCTTCAAGAAGGACCACTCACTGATCGGGAGGATTTTCGCCTTTGACGCGGCCTCCCGGCCTGGCTACGAATATGAACTCAAGCTCTTTACTGAATACCCATGCGGTTCCGGTAACGTTTATGCCGGCGTTTTGGGTGTGGCCAAGCAAATGTTCCAAGACTGCCTCAAGGACCCTGGCAAAGTCATCTCATCCGGTTACAAGTACCTGGAATACGAGAAGCGCCACGGCTCAGGCGACTGGCGTCTCCTCGGGGAGCTCTTCACCGAAGGCGTGCGCTTTTTCAGGGAGTCCCCGGCGCCAGATGCCCTGCCTCAACAGTTCCTCGACAGCAATTATGCCATGCCTACCAGTCTTACGCTGAGGGCTGTGCCCCCATCCCGTGCTGTCATGCGGAGGCGCAAGGCCTCTCCGGAGCCAGAGGGAGAACTGACCGGCAAACTGACTGGCgaagagcagcaacagaggcagcaCTGGCTGCCTCAAGGGTCAGGCAGCATCTACCCATCAGGCATGGCCCATCTACCAACATCAGCAGGCCAAGGGCCCTTGCCCGAGGGCTCCTTACGAAATGACCCCTCTCCCATCACTGCCCTGAAGAACGTGGCTGACACACTGGGGACCAAGGAAGCCAACCCAGTCCACTCCACCACCGCCCGGCAAAACAGTGCCAGCCCGGCATCGCCAGCTGCCTCAGGGCAACACCGGCTCGTCCCGCGCAATGGTGAACCGGGCCAAgcaaccaccacctcctcctcttcttcttcctccgggGCCCACTCCGGGGGAGTTGAGCCCAGTGGCACACAGAGCACCCCCGATTCCTCAGGAGGAGCGAGCAGCGCCCCACTGTGCTGCACCATCTGCCACGAGCGGCTGGAGGATACCCACTTTGTCCAGTGCCCTTCGGTGCCTGGGCACAAGTTCTGTTTCCCTTGCTCCCGGGATTTCATTAAAGCCCAAGGAGCTGCTGGAGAGGTGTACTGCCCCAGTGGCGAAAAATGCCCCCTAGTGGGATCCAACGTCCCCTGGGCCTTCATGCAGGGCGAGATTGCCACCATCTTAGCTGGAGACGTGAAAGTAAAAAAGGAACGTGATCCGTGA
- the MYPOP gene encoding myb-related transcription factor, partner of profilin isoform X3, with amino-acid sequence MAEPASVRPRLSVRWCQQCRASLKEPLPNWPRPQRAGHKVALEKSKSKPNHNTRMSGESEEITRLRKPRFSYEENQILIQEVRANYAKLYGTQSRRVTVAERRRVWEGIATKINNITSWKRTGQEVQKRWNDFKRRTKEKLARVPHSTQGAGNACDETFSAEEETIFAILGPGVMMGAGGAEPSALQNTPGFATHSYRLAAEHGTDMPARSNVSCSPEMSARAPCCPLDGGLLRPKERDSPAPPSAQPTTLQIVQLAPSPTSLGCRPHREHSPVEPLVTTPCPSTSPPLRRRHPRLDPPVEPPLDFLQAQRETSEAIRELTYTLRQGLERLTDVVAALLPLLPVQTSSLLHPQGEIPTPTPAPSAVTLPPRDTFTTKVEPSPEQGEDEVRPLQEEGQPAAKSGQTPSRGPPPQKRRKGIPTRKRRGRWKNL; translated from the exons AACCAGCATCTGTCCGGCCTCGGTTGTCTGTGCGGTGGTGCCAGCAGTGCAGAGCCAGCCTGAAGGAACCACTGCCCAACTGGCCCAGACCTCAAAGAGCTGGGCACAAGGTGGCACtggaaaaaagcaaaagcaaaccaAACCACAACACCAGGATGTCTGGAGAGAGTGAGGAGATCACCCGCCTTCGCAAGCCACGCTTCTCCTATGAGGAGAACCAGATCCTGATCCAAGAGGTGAGGGCCAACTATGCCAAGCTCTATGGCACCCAGAGCCGGCGGGTGACGGTGGCTGAGCGCCGGCGGGTCTGGGAAGGTATCGCCACCAAGATCAACAACATCACCAGCTGGAAACGGACAGGCCAAGAGGTGCAGAAACGCTGGAATGACTTCAAAAGGCGCACCAAGGAGAAGTTGGCAAGGGTGCCACATTCCACCCAGGGAGCTGGCAACGCATGTGACGAGACCTTCTCGGCTGAGGAAGAGACTATCTTTGCCATTCTGGGGCCTGGCGTCATGATGGGTGCAGGCGGCGCAGAACCCAGTGCCTTGCAGAACACACCAGGGTTTGCCACCCACAGTTACCGCCTGGCAGCTGAACATGGCACGG ACATGCCGGCCAGAAGCAATGTCTCCTGCAGCCCAGAGATGTCTGCCCGGGCTCCCTGCTGCCCTCTGGATGGGGGGTTGCTGAGGCCCAAGGAACGTGACTCACCAGCGCCCCCTTCTGCCCAGCCCACGACATTGCAGATCGTCCAGCTGGCACCGTCTCCGACCAGCTTGGGCTGCAGGCCACATCGCGAACATTCCCCCGTAGAGCCGCTGGTCACCACCCCGTGTCCCTCAACCTCACCACCGCTCCGGCGCCGGCACCCCCGCCTGGACCCGCCCGTCGAACcccctctggatttcctgcaggcGCAGAGGGAGACATCTGAAGCCATCCGTGAGCTGACCTACACCCTGCGGCAAGGCCTGGAGCGGCTCACCGATGTGGTGGCGGcccttctgcccctcctcccTGTCCAAACAAGCAGCCTGCTGCACCCACAGGGGGAGATCCCTACCCCAACACCAGCCCCTTCTGCAGTGACCTTGCCCCCCAGGGACACCTTCACCACCAAGGTGGAGCCATCTCCAGAGCAGGGGGAGGACGAGGTTAGGCCTCTGCAAGAGGAGGGGCAGCCTGCGGCCAAAAGTGGGCAAACCCCAAGCCGGGGCCCTCCACCCCAGAAGCGGAGGAAAGGGATCCCCACTCGGAAACGCAGGGGACGCTGGAAGAACTTGTGA
- the MYPOP gene encoding myb-related transcription factor, partner of profilin isoform X1: protein MVQHCASLQAPAWGCQKSLSLPEPASVRPRLSVRWCQQCRASLKEPLPNWPRPQRAGHKVALEKSKSKPNHNTRMSGESEEITRLRKPRFSYEENQILIQEVRANYAKLYGTQSRRVTVAERRRVWEGIATKINNITSWKRTGQEVQKRWNDFKRRTKEKLARVPHSTQGAGNACDETFSAEEETIFAILGPGVMMGAGGAEPSALQNTPGFATHSYRLAAEHGTDMPARSNVSCSPEMSARAPCCPLDGGLLRPKERDSPAPPSAQPTTLQIVQLAPSPTSLGCRPHREHSPVEPLVTTPCPSTSPPLRRRHPRLDPPVEPPLDFLQAQRETSEAIRELTYTLRQGLERLTDVVAALLPLLPVQTSSLLHPQGEIPTPTPAPSAVTLPPRDTFTTKVEPSPEQGEDEVRPLQEEGQPAAKSGQTPSRGPPPQKRRKGIPTRKRRGRWKNL from the exons ATGGTGCAACACTGTGCCAGCCTACAAGCACCTGCTTGGGGATGCCAGAAATCACTCTCTCTCCCAGAACCAGCATCTGTCCGGCCTCGGTTGTCTGTGCGGTGGTGCCAGCAGTGCAGAGCCAGCCTGAAGGAACCACTGCCCAACTGGCCCAGACCTCAAAGAGCTGGGCACAAGGTGGCACtggaaaaaagcaaaagcaaaccaAACCACAACACCAGGATGTCTGGAGAGAGTGAGGAGATCACCCGCCTTCGCAAGCCACGCTTCTCCTATGAGGAGAACCAGATCCTGATCCAAGAGGTGAGGGCCAACTATGCCAAGCTCTATGGCACCCAGAGCCGGCGGGTGACGGTGGCTGAGCGCCGGCGGGTCTGGGAAGGTATCGCCACCAAGATCAACAACATCACCAGCTGGAAACGGACAGGCCAAGAGGTGCAGAAACGCTGGAATGACTTCAAAAGGCGCACCAAGGAGAAGTTGGCAAGGGTGCCACATTCCACCCAGGGAGCTGGCAACGCATGTGACGAGACCTTCTCGGCTGAGGAAGAGACTATCTTTGCCATTCTGGGGCCTGGCGTCATGATGGGTGCAGGCGGCGCAGAACCCAGTGCCTTGCAGAACACACCAGGGTTTGCCACCCACAGTTACCGCCTGGCAGCTGAACATGGCACGG ACATGCCGGCCAGAAGCAATGTCTCCTGCAGCCCAGAGATGTCTGCCCGGGCTCCCTGCTGCCCTCTGGATGGGGGGTTGCTGAGGCCCAAGGAACGTGACTCACCAGCGCCCCCTTCTGCCCAGCCCACGACATTGCAGATCGTCCAGCTGGCACCGTCTCCGACCAGCTTGGGCTGCAGGCCACATCGCGAACATTCCCCCGTAGAGCCGCTGGTCACCACCCCGTGTCCCTCAACCTCACCACCGCTCCGGCGCCGGCACCCCCGCCTGGACCCGCCCGTCGAACcccctctggatttcctgcaggcGCAGAGGGAGACATCTGAAGCCATCCGTGAGCTGACCTACACCCTGCGGCAAGGCCTGGAGCGGCTCACCGATGTGGTGGCGGcccttctgcccctcctcccTGTCCAAACAAGCAGCCTGCTGCACCCACAGGGGGAGATCCCTACCCCAACACCAGCCCCTTCTGCAGTGACCTTGCCCCCCAGGGACACCTTCACCACCAAGGTGGAGCCATCTCCAGAGCAGGGGGAGGACGAGGTTAGGCCTCTGCAAGAGGAGGGGCAGCCTGCGGCCAAAAGTGGGCAAACCCCAAGCCGGGGCCCTCCACCCCAGAAGCGGAGGAAAGGGATCCCCACTCGGAAACGCAGGGGACGCTGGAAGAACTTGTGA